In a genomic window of Gopherus evgoodei ecotype Sinaloan lineage chromosome 14, rGopEvg1_v1.p, whole genome shotgun sequence:
- the FAM110A gene encoding protein FAM110A — protein sequence MPVETLQAGDMMKGVSVTAPFTSAMPFRILNKGPEYFRRQAATGTRKPSAVERLEADKAKYVKSQQVASTKQEPVKPLLKQPLLTPGVRRAMLTPSRKTPQGGRRVEACGPKTSLNLEILNNLINICDSPLPFPKSESPREHKWRAETREPPGKERGGHPAVQRRKGPSDGMSKLSESSITSKPSSTVAVRRVDVRPCGVRRDRVTPTIQVTPVPISPAKARIPSASSLSSPNRSPHDRRTDSAKRQTLLHRSKSDLSDRYSRATADLERFFNYCGLDPEEVRDIGVEHFARASSDIVSIKFHSVSTASSECARSQRSATTLEDKQAGRMPYGISVIERNARVIKWLYGLRQAREPQKVSNV from the coding sequence aTGCCCGTAGAAACCCTCCAGGCTGGGGACATGATGAAGGGGGTTTCGGTGACGGCGCCCTTCACCTCGGCAATGCCATTCCGGATCCTCAACAAGGGGCCTGAGTACTTCCGCCGGCAGGCAGCCACCGGCACCAGGAAGCCAAGCGCCGTAGAGAGGCTGGAGGCCGACAAAGCCAAGTACGTGAAGAGCCAACAGGTCGCCAGCACCAAGCAGGAGCCGGTGAAGCCACTCCTGAAGCAGCCCCTCCTCACCCCCGGGGTGCGGAGAGCCATGCTCACTCCCAGCCGCAAGACCCCGCAAGGGGGCCGTAGGGTGGAAGCCTGTGGGCCAAAGACCTCCTTGAACCTGGAGATCCTCAACAACCTCATCAACATCTGTGacagccccctgcccttccccaagtCGGAGAGCCCCCGGGAGCACAAGTGGAGAGCAGAGACAAGGGAGCCCCCAGGCAAAGAGCGTGGTGGGCACCCTGCTGTGCAGAGGAGGAAGGGCCCCTCGGATGGCATGAGCAAGCTGTCGGAGAGCTCCATCACATCCAAGCCCTCCAGCACAGTGGCCGTGCGCAGAGTGGATGTTCGGCCCTGCGGGGTTCGTCGGGACAGGGTGACCCCAACCATCCAGGTCACCCCTGTGCCCATCTCACCCGCCAAGGCCAGGATCCCCTCTGCCAGTTCCCTTAGCTCACCAAATAGAAGCCCTCATGACAGGCGGACAGACAGCGCCAAGCGGCAGACCCTCCTGCACAGGTCCAAGTCTGACCTGAGTGACAGGTACTCCCGGGCCACGGCCGACCTGGAACGCTTCTTCAACTACTGCGGACTGGACCCCGAGGAGGTGAGGGACATAGGGGTGGAGCACTTTGCCCGGGCCAGCTCGGACATTGTCTCTATCAAGTTTCACAGCGTCAGCACCGCCAGCTCGGAGTGTGCCCGCTCCCAGCGCAGCGCCACCACCCTGGAGGACAAGCAGGCGGGGCGCATGCCCTACGGCATCTCCGTCATCGAGCGCAACGCCAGGGTGATCAAGTGGCTGTACGGACTACGGCAAGCCAGAGAGCCCCAAAAGGTATCCAACGTATAG